In Shouchella patagoniensis, the following are encoded in one genomic region:
- the helD gene encoding RNA polymerase recycling motor HelD, translated as MQYEYERAAFIHAFIRTKQAMLKDQLEGVSGDEMELKETFWDNVTMNFSNTEDAQETISSIKQQAELLNERERSSELMKKQMRTLRRLADSPYFGRIDMKEKGADTPDALYIGLASLMDETDSEFLIYDWRAPISSVYYDSEVGPVSYEAPVGTVKGELVGKRQYVFRRGELKALFDTSLAIGDDRLKEALSNEASTNMKTIVSTIQKEQNQAIRNENSRFLIVQGVAGSGKTSVAMQRAAYLLFRHREQLDANQLILFSPNELFSNYVSTVLPELGEENMIQLTFRGYLFKRLSKTYMVEDGFEQLEYMLQANNDELYRTRLVSISTKSSMAFKEKMDQFINGLETGGVPFKDIRFRNETILSKEDTQTYFYCLDHTISLQNRLRLTAEWLLKELAKHEGKERSSKWVEETRELLDKETLLAAHHEILAEHPNEDVFNEEEQQFQNLAKQITRAAFMPLKRRVKSYSFVDAERLYEQFLFDSCHEETEGFAAAALFSMNEINNGRIPHEDATPFLYLQDRIKGLRVDRSIKHIFIDEAQDYSYFQLMYLKMLYPAAKYTIVGDSSQALYAHSKNDPVLMDLSDTEETTTKIVFRKSYRSTEPIMKFARELLVDPNVVEPFEREGTSPVLVECTNRASMIEPMKNKIETLLESGVSTLAVITKTANEAADAHARLSEWIDIQLVAKDHHEYNEGAVVLPVYLAKGIEFDAVIVFDASDSQYSTDQERHHLYTACTRAMHTLVLFSSGHASRWINHIPRQLYTKQALS; from the coding sequence TTGCAATATGAATACGAACGAGCGGCTTTTATCCATGCGTTTATTCGGACTAAACAAGCAATGCTAAAAGACCAACTGGAGGGCGTTTCTGGCGATGAAATGGAATTGAAAGAAACGTTTTGGGATAATGTAACGATGAACTTTTCCAATACTGAAGATGCGCAAGAGACGATCTCAAGTATAAAACAGCAAGCGGAGTTACTTAACGAGCGTGAGAGAAGCAGCGAGTTAATGAAAAAGCAAATGCGCACACTTAGGCGATTAGCTGACTCGCCATATTTTGGTCGAATCGATATGAAGGAAAAAGGAGCAGACACCCCAGATGCGCTATACATCGGTTTGGCTTCTTTAATGGATGAAACGGATAGCGAATTTCTAATCTATGATTGGCGCGCGCCGATATCCAGTGTGTATTATGACTCCGAAGTTGGGCCAGTTTCTTATGAAGCGCCAGTTGGAACGGTTAAAGGGGAGTTGGTTGGAAAAAGACAGTATGTTTTTCGTAGAGGCGAGTTAAAAGCATTATTTGATACCTCTCTTGCAATAGGTGATGACCGCTTAAAAGAAGCACTAAGTAACGAAGCTTCAACCAACATGAAAACGATTGTTTCAACCATACAAAAAGAACAAAATCAAGCAATTCGAAATGAGAATAGTCGTTTTTTAATTGTTCAAGGAGTTGCTGGAAGTGGAAAAACATCTGTCGCGATGCAAAGAGCTGCATATTTGCTTTTTCGACATCGAGAGCAACTTGATGCAAATCAATTGATTTTATTTTCACCAAATGAATTGTTTTCAAATTATGTGTCAACCGTCCTACCAGAATTAGGTGAGGAAAATATGATCCAGTTAACGTTTCGTGGATACCTCTTCAAACGTTTAAGTAAAACATATATGGTTGAGGATGGTTTTGAACAGTTAGAGTATATGCTTCAAGCAAACAATGATGAGTTGTATCGTACCCGGTTAGTAAGTATTTCCACTAAGTCTAGTATGGCTTTTAAAGAGAAGATGGATCAATTCATAAATGGTTTAGAAACAGGTGGAGTTCCTTTTAAAGATATTCGTTTTCGTAATGAAACGATTTTATCAAAAGAAGATACGCAAACGTATTTTTATTGTTTAGACCATACGATTTCCTTGCAAAATCGATTAAGACTAACAGCGGAATGGCTGTTGAAAGAACTAGCTAAACACGAGGGAAAAGAGCGTTCGAGCAAGTGGGTAGAAGAAACGCGAGAGTTACTTGATAAAGAAACATTGCTTGCTGCTCACCACGAAATACTGGCTGAACATCCCAATGAAGACGTATTTAATGAGGAAGAACAGCAATTTCAAAACCTCGCCAAGCAAATTACTCGCGCTGCTTTTATGCCTTTAAAAAGAAGAGTGAAGTCTTATTCGTTTGTTGATGCGGAAAGGTTATATGAACAGTTCTTGTTTGATTCGTGTCATGAGGAAACGGAAGGGTTTGCCGCAGCAGCCTTATTTTCCATGAATGAAATAAACAATGGGCGGATCCCTCATGAGGATGCGACACCTTTTTTGTATTTGCAAGATCGAATAAAAGGGTTGCGTGTGGATCGTTCAATTAAACATATATTTATTGATGAGGCACAAGATTATTCTTATTTCCAACTGATGTATTTGAAAATGCTCTACCCAGCTGCAAAATATACAATTGTAGGGGATAGTAGTCAGGCACTTTACGCTCATTCGAAAAATGATCCAGTCTTAATGGACTTGAGTGATACTGAAGAAACAACCACAAAGATTGTATTTAGAAAAAGTTATCGATCTACCGAACCAATTATGAAGTTCGCGCGTGAATTGCTAGTTGATCCAAATGTAGTTGAGCCTTTTGAAAGAGAAGGAACAAGTCCAGTTTTAGTAGAGTGTACGAATCGTGCAAGCATGATTGAACCAATGAAAAATAAGATCGAAACATTATTAGAGTCAGGTGTTTCAACGTTAGCTGTCATTACAAAGACAGCTAACGAAGCTGCTGATGCCCATGCTCGATTGAGTGAGTGGATTGATATTCAACTTGTCGCGAAAGATCATCATGAGTATAATGAAGGGGCTGTCGTCTTACCTGTTTACTTAGCAAAAGGAATCGAGTTTGATGCAGTGATCGTGTTTGATGCGTCGGATAGTCAATATTCAACAGATCAAGAGAGGCATCACTTATATACAGCATGTACGAGGGCGATGCACACACTTGTTCTTTTTTCATCAGGTCATGCATCACGATGGATTAATCACATACCGAGACAGTTATATACAAAACAAGCGCTCTCCTAA
- a CDS encoding DUF2759 domain-containing protein codes for MVLAILFLLIAILSALGGVSSLKRKNFFAFGFSGVAVLVFGFFSIATMYSYIVHGQGVPL; via the coding sequence ATGGTTTTAGCTATTTTGTTTCTTTTAATAGCGATTCTTTCCGCGTTAGGTGGAGTATCTAGTCTTAAAAGAAAGAACTTTTTTGCCTTTGGTTTTAGTGGTGTAGCAGTACTCGTATTTGGATTCTTTTCTATTGCGACAATGTATAGCTACATTGTTCATGGTCAAGGGGTACCATTGTAA
- the gcvT gene encoding glycine cleavage system aminomethyltransferase GcvT encodes MALKRTPLFNDYKQSAKTVDFGGWEMPVSFSGIKNEHEAVRNAAGLFDVSHMGELLVEGKDALENLQMLLTNDLSKLSDNQAQYNAMCTEDGGTVDDLIVYRRSETSYLLVLNAANIDSDIAWIKEHVTGELTLTDQSEETALLAVQGPKAIDLLQTLTSTNLAEIRPFRFQENVEIASFPVFASRTGYTGEDGFELYVEAHLASRLWAAILQAGEPFGLLPCGLGARDTLRFEAKLALYGQELSRDISPIEAGIGFAVKVDKEKDFIGKRVLKRQKEEGASRKLVGIEMIGRGIPRTDYVVYVGDNQVGFVTTGTQSPTLGRNVGLVLIDAEFSVLGTEIEVDIRGKRVLAKVVKTPFYKRS; translated from the coding sequence ATGGCACTAAAACGTACTCCATTATTTAATGACTACAAGCAGTCTGCAAAAACTGTAGATTTTGGTGGTTGGGAAATGCCTGTTTCTTTTTCAGGTATAAAAAATGAACACGAAGCTGTTCGAAATGCTGCGGGGTTATTTGATGTATCACATATGGGTGAATTACTTGTAGAAGGAAAAGATGCGTTAGAGAATTTACAGATGTTGTTGACGAACGATTTGTCGAAATTGAGCGATAACCAAGCGCAATATAATGCAATGTGTACGGAAGATGGTGGAACGGTCGATGATTTAATTGTTTATCGGCGTTCGGAAACATCCTATCTGCTTGTTTTAAATGCAGCTAATATTGATTCTGACATTGCTTGGATTAAAGAGCATGTAACAGGTGAGTTAACACTAACAGATCAGTCAGAGGAAACTGCTCTTCTTGCTGTTCAAGGTCCAAAAGCAATAGACTTGCTTCAAACACTTACATCAACAAATCTGGCGGAAATACGACCATTTCGTTTTCAAGAAAATGTGGAAATAGCTTCATTCCCAGTATTTGCATCTCGGACAGGCTATACAGGTGAAGATGGTTTTGAGTTGTATGTGGAAGCTCATCTAGCAAGCCGACTTTGGGCAGCTATTTTGCAAGCTGGTGAGCCATTTGGATTACTTCCATGTGGACTTGGGGCAAGGGATACACTTCGTTTTGAAGCGAAGCTCGCTTTATACGGTCAAGAATTAAGTCGTGATATTAGTCCAATTGAGGCGGGCATAGGCTTTGCTGTAAAGGTGGATAAAGAAAAAGATTTTATTGGAAAACGTGTATTGAAAAGACAGAAAGAAGAAGGGGCATCACGAAAGTTAGTCGGAATTGAAATGATTGGACGTGGCATTCCTCGAACGGATTATGTGGTTTATGTTGGTGACAATCAAGTGGGTTTTGTCACTACAGGGACACAATCCCCTACACTTGGTCGAAACGTGGGGCTTGTTTTAATAGACGCTGAATTTAGTGTACTTGGAACTGAAATAGAAGTAGATATTCGCGGAAAGCGTGTTCTTGCAAAAGTCGTGAAAACACCTTTCTATAAACGCTCATAA
- a CDS encoding DEAD/DEAH box helicase — protein MDININFDNNWNVRFLERIEQDGPWSDFETYKLAYEAQQHQLIPDFHGLLAPRYLPGLQPFEHQLEAAQTVIEQMNGKAILADEVGLGKTIEAGLVLKEYMIRGLVKKALILVPASLVSQWAVELTSKFYIPAIPQKKSYVWEQCEVVVASIDTAKRAPHRDIVLNQPYDMVIIDEAHKLKNPKTKNYEFIRLLKKKFCLLLTATPVQNKLEEIFNLVSLLKPGHLGNIESFDKEFKSNGRSAKNDEQLRALVQKVMVRNRREETGIEWTKRIINTIPIHFSESERNFYEKLEKVQGNLNHFTLLTLKRELCSSREAVFMTLKNTIEKAQIEERDATFAIELLNEAATVEGHAKAEKALELIKSVDDKVIIFTEYRATQMYLQWYLKQHGITSVPFRGGFKRGKKDWMRELFKNHAQVLIATEAGGEGINLQFCHHIINYDLPWNPMRIEQRIGRLHRLGQEHDVHIYNFAVQNTIEQKILELLYEKIHLFESVIGELDDILARIELPNIEEHVKTIIESSSSDGEMKIKFDHLAAIMNEAQEDLHSEKNEGEEDHETA, from the coding sequence TTGGATATTAACATTAACTTCGATAACAACTGGAATGTTCGTTTCTTAGAAAGAATTGAGCAAGATGGTCCTTGGTCTGACTTTGAAACATATAAACTCGCTTATGAAGCACAACAACATCAACTAATTCCTGATTTTCATGGTCTGCTTGCACCACGATACCTCCCAGGTTTACAACCGTTTGAACACCAACTTGAAGCAGCGCAAACAGTGATCGAACAAATGAATGGAAAAGCAATCCTTGCAGATGAAGTAGGACTCGGAAAAACGATTGAGGCAGGACTGGTTTTAAAAGAATATATGATTCGTGGACTTGTAAAAAAAGCGCTTATTCTTGTTCCGGCTTCCCTTGTTTCACAATGGGCGGTTGAATTGACATCAAAATTTTATATACCTGCAATTCCTCAGAAAAAATCATATGTATGGGAACAATGCGAGGTAGTTGTTGCTTCAATTGATACAGCAAAACGAGCTCCACATCGGGACATCGTTTTAAACCAGCCTTATGATATGGTCATCATTGATGAAGCTCATAAGCTTAAAAATCCAAAAACAAAAAACTATGAGTTTATTCGTCTTCTAAAAAAGAAATTCTGTTTACTATTAACTGCTACGCCTGTACAAAACAAACTCGAAGAAATCTTTAATCTTGTATCACTATTAAAACCAGGGCATTTAGGAAATATAGAAAGCTTTGACAAAGAATTTAAGTCGAACGGACGATCCGCCAAAAATGATGAACAATTACGGGCACTCGTACAAAAAGTAATGGTTAGAAACCGCCGCGAAGAAACAGGAATAGAATGGACAAAACGTATCATCAATACGATCCCCATTCATTTTAGTGAAAGTGAAAGAAACTTTTATGAAAAATTAGAGAAAGTACAAGGAAATCTAAACCATTTCACTTTGCTAACGTTAAAACGAGAGCTTTGTTCTAGTCGCGAAGCGGTATTTATGACTCTTAAAAATACAATTGAAAAAGCCCAAATTGAAGAACGCGATGCAACATTCGCAATCGAGCTCCTGAATGAAGCAGCTACTGTTGAGGGGCATGCAAAAGCGGAAAAAGCGCTTGAGCTAATAAAATCAGTGGATGATAAAGTCATTATCTTCACTGAATATCGCGCTACGCAAATGTATTTACAATGGTATTTAAAACAACATGGCATTACAAGCGTACCTTTTCGAGGAGGATTTAAACGCGGAAAAAAAGATTGGATGCGCGAGTTATTCAAAAATCATGCACAAGTGCTCATTGCTACAGAAGCTGGCGGTGAAGGGATAAACCTTCAATTTTGTCACCATATCATCAATTATGATCTACCTTGGAATCCGATGAGGATTGAACAACGAATTGGTCGGCTTCATCGTCTTGGGCAAGAACATGATGTCCATATTTACAATTTCGCGGTTCAAAATACGATTGAACAAAAAATATTGGAACTTCTGTACGAAAAAATTCATTTATTTGAATCGGTCATTGGTGAATTGGATGATATCCTGGCAAGAATCGAGTTACCTAATATAGAGGAGCACGTAAAAACGATTATAGAAAGCTCTTCTTCAGATGGTGAAATGAAGATTAAATTTGATCATTTAGCCGCTATTATGAATGAAGCTCAAGAAGATTTACATTCAGAGAAAAATGAGGGAGAAGAAGATCATGAAACAGCATGA
- the gcvPB gene encoding aminomethyl-transferring glycine dehydrogenase subunit GcvPB, giving the protein MTTPKKDVALIFELSKDGRIGHSLPELDIEEQTIGSFIPDEFLRTDAPELPQVSELQIMRHYTALSKRNHGVDSGFYPLGSCTMKYNPKINEDIARMPGLVHVHPYQPVYQVQGSMKMLYNLQTALGEITGMDEVTLQPAAGAHGEWTGLMMIRAYHEANGDFNRTKVIVPDSAHGTNPASATVAGFESVTVRTNDLGLVDLEHLREVVNEETAALMLTNPNTLGLFEADIVEMASIIHSAGGKLYYDGANSNAILGITRPGDMGFDVVHLNLHKTFTGPHGGGGPGSGPVGVKKDLIPFLPKPVLIKNGEHYEFEYDRPKSIGRVKPFYGNYGINLRAYTYIRTMGPDGLKLVSEYAVLNANYMMRKLEPYFDLPYIQHCKHEFVISGRRQKKLGVRTLDIAKRLLDFGYHPPTIYFPLNVEECMMIEPTETESKETLDEFIDAMIQIAKEAEETPEVVQEAPHHTVISRLDETLAARKPVLRHINPKNQVHV; this is encoded by the coding sequence ATGACAACACCAAAAAAAGATGTAGCACTTATATTTGAATTAAGTAAAGATGGCCGTATTGGCCATAGCTTGCCGGAATTGGATATTGAAGAACAAACTATTGGTTCGTTTATTCCTGATGAATTTTTGCGAACAGATGCTCCAGAATTACCACAAGTATCTGAATTGCAGATTATGCGCCACTACACGGCGCTATCAAAGCGAAATCATGGAGTGGATTCTGGGTTTTACCCACTTGGATCATGCACAATGAAATACAATCCAAAGATTAATGAAGACATTGCCCGCATGCCAGGACTCGTGCATGTTCACCCTTATCAACCTGTGTATCAAGTTCAAGGGTCTATGAAGATGCTTTATAACTTACAAACTGCGCTTGGAGAAATTACCGGAATGGATGAAGTGACGTTGCAACCAGCTGCAGGTGCTCATGGAGAGTGGACAGGGTTAATGATGATCCGTGCTTACCATGAGGCGAATGGTGATTTCAATCGAACGAAAGTGATCGTACCAGATTCAGCTCACGGGACAAATCCTGCGTCTGCCACAGTTGCTGGGTTTGAATCTGTAACTGTCCGGACAAATGATTTAGGATTAGTTGATTTAGAACATTTACGAGAAGTGGTAAATGAGGAGACCGCAGCCTTAATGCTGACGAATCCAAATACACTTGGTTTGTTTGAAGCTGATATTGTTGAGATGGCTAGTATTATCCACTCAGCAGGTGGAAAGCTGTACTATGATGGAGCTAATTCCAATGCTATTTTAGGTATCACAAGACCTGGTGATATGGGGTTCGATGTTGTTCATTTAAACTTACACAAAACATTTACAGGTCCTCATGGAGGCGGCGGTCCTGGTTCTGGTCCTGTTGGCGTTAAGAAGGATTTGATTCCATTTTTACCAAAACCGGTGCTTATTAAAAATGGAGAACACTATGAGTTTGAGTATGATCGGCCTAAATCGATTGGTAGAGTTAAACCGTTTTATGGGAATTATGGCATTAACTTAAGAGCGTACACATATATACGCACAATGGGTCCAGACGGGTTAAAGCTCGTTTCAGAATACGCTGTATTAAATGCCAATTACATGATGCGTAAACTTGAGCCGTATTTTGACCTTCCATACATACAGCACTGTAAGCATGAATTTGTAATTTCAGGTAGACGTCAAAAAAAATTAGGTGTTCGAACACTAGATATTGCAAAGCGTTTACTTGATTTTGGCTATCATCCACCAACGATTTATTTTCCACTAAATGTGGAAGAGTGCATGATGATTGAACCTACAGAAACAGAATCGAAAGAAACACTGGATGAATTTATAGATGCGATGATTCAAATCGCGAAAGAGGCGGAAGAAACACCAGAAGTTGTCCAAGAAGCTCCGCATCATACAGTGATTAGCAGGCTGGATGAAACCCTTGCGGCTAGAAAGCCTGTTCTTCGTCATATAAATCCAAAAAATCAAGTGCATGTATAA
- a CDS encoding rhodanese-like domain-containing protein: MEAQTIILIILTILLIVFIASRFYTPKYLKTLNQDDFIKGYRKAQLIDVRETREFDGGHILGARNIPMSQLRQRQNEIRKDQPVYLYCQSGARSRQAAKVLKKKRGVENLSHLKGGFRKWTGKVKKK, translated from the coding sequence ATGGAGGCACAAACAATTATTCTAATTATCCTTACCATTTTACTCATCGTTTTTATCGCTTCACGATTTTATACGCCTAAGTATTTAAAAACATTGAATCAAGACGATTTTATTAAAGGGTACCGTAAAGCACAATTAATTGATGTGCGAGAAACGCGGGAGTTTGATGGTGGACATATACTAGGAGCTCGAAATATCCCAATGTCGCAATTACGCCAAAGACAAAACGAAATTCGTAAAGATCAACCGGTTTACCTTTATTGCCAATCAGGAGCACGCAGCCGTCAAGCTGCGAAAGTCCTTAAGAAAAAACGCGGAGTCGAAAACCTTTCCCATTTAAAAGGTGGTTTTCGCAAGTGGACTGGTAAAGTAAAAAAGAAATAA
- a CDS encoding lipoate--protein ligase family protein, protein MTEVWRFIDSGKRSPSYNMALDETLLNWHSEGRIPPTIRFYGWNPATLSIGYFQQIDKEINMTAVREKELGFVRRPTGGRGVLHEHELTYSVIVSENHAAMPQSVTEAYRVISQGLLHGFQELGLDAYFAIPETEIEKDALKNPRSSVCFDAPSWYELVVEGRKVAGSAQTRQKGVILQHGAILLDIEVDKLFDLFHYKTDRLRNRMQKQFATKAVAINELLHTPVGLEEASSAFKKGFEKGLGITLEHYELTNEEDAQVKMLARDRYENDEWNYKR, encoded by the coding sequence ATGACTGAAGTATGGCGTTTTATTGATTCGGGCAAACGCAGCCCATCTTATAATATGGCGTTAGATGAAACTCTATTAAACTGGCATAGCGAAGGACGTATACCTCCAACCATTCGTTTTTACGGCTGGAATCCTGCAACTTTATCAATTGGCTATTTTCAACAAATCGATAAAGAGATCAATATGACGGCTGTACGTGAGAAAGAACTTGGGTTTGTGAGGAGACCAACAGGAGGACGTGGCGTATTGCATGAACATGAATTAACATATAGTGTAATTGTTTCTGAAAATCATGCAGCGATGCCACAATCGGTAACAGAAGCATATAGGGTCATATCCCAGGGGCTGTTGCATGGATTTCAAGAATTAGGATTAGACGCTTATTTTGCCATCCCTGAAACAGAAATCGAAAAAGATGCGTTGAAGAACCCTCGTTCATCTGTTTGTTTTGATGCTCCCTCATGGTATGAGCTAGTTGTTGAAGGTCGTAAAGTGGCTGGTAGTGCTCAAACTCGCCAAAAGGGTGTTATTCTTCAACACGGCGCAATTTTATTAGATATTGAAGTGGATAAATTGTTTGATTTGTTTCATTATAAAACAGATCGATTGCGTAATCGAATGCAAAAGCAGTTCGCCACTAAAGCGGTAGCGATTAATGAATTGCTTCATACACCAGTTGGTTTGGAAGAGGCGAGTAGTGCCTTCAAAAAGGGATTTGAAAAGGGGTTAGGCATTACATTAGAACACTATGAGTTGACGAATGAAGAAGATGCTCAAGTGAAAATGCTTGCACGTGATCGGTATGAAAACGACGAGTGGAATTATAAAAGGTAG
- a CDS encoding YqhG family protein: MKQHEIHRYLRRYFIANDSTIVEESPAHISVQLSIKLDKELMNRPFYWHYLEKTGGVPNPMTLTLITDQNSCPDHVKGEPIHFGSPRLNQIFASAKELGSFIRMYEQKLNLAGGSHPLHPWLSLNANVSFQCDRKKDVMLSLGLNLIHGQIVPHFFDRLKPLTLTPKIPDYCFTLSPLIRVESGIARLQKMIRTFAENEPADWAVAAHSRWQTDAALLESFYENEDEKPASYTAEKQALQEQYEPRIDVSLVNGGIFYLHQQQFQ; the protein is encoded by the coding sequence ATGAAACAGCATGAGATTCATCGCTACTTGCGCAGATACTTTATTGCAAATGATAGTACGATTGTTGAAGAATCACCTGCTCATATAAGTGTTCAATTGTCAATTAAACTAGATAAAGAACTAATGAACCGTCCTTTTTATTGGCATTATCTTGAGAAGACTGGGGGTGTGCCAAACCCAATGACTTTAACGTTGATTACCGATCAAAACAGTTGTCCTGATCATGTAAAAGGAGAACCCATCCATTTTGGATCTCCTAGGTTAAATCAAATTTTCGCCTCTGCAAAAGAACTAGGTAGCTTCATTCGTATGTATGAACAAAAATTAAATTTAGCAGGAGGCTCACATCCATTACATCCTTGGCTCTCATTAAACGCTAATGTGTCATTTCAGTGTGATCGCAAAAAAGATGTTATGCTTTCTCTTGGATTAAATCTTATTCATGGTCAAATCGTTCCTCACTTCTTTGATCGCCTTAAACCATTAACGCTTACACCCAAAATTCCAGATTATTGTTTTACGTTATCCCCACTTATTCGTGTAGAATCTGGAATTGCAAGGTTACAAAAAATGATTCGGACATTTGCTGAAAATGAACCAGCAGACTGGGCAGTTGCCGCACACTCACGTTGGCAAACAGATGCAGCACTGCTCGAATCCTTTTATGAAAACGAAGACGAAAAACCAGCAAGTTATACAGCAGAAAAACAAGCATTACAAGAACAATACGAGCCACGAATTGATGTTTCCCTAGTTAATGGTGGTATATTCTACTTGCATCAACAACAATTCCAATAA
- the gcvPA gene encoding aminomethyl-transferring glycine dehydrogenase subunit GcvPA, with product MDTHRYLPMTETDKKEMLELIGVESIEELLGDIPESTRFNRTLAIEKALKEPELVAFFEQLANENKSIKDFTSYLGAGVYEHYSPSIVDHVISRSEFYTAYTPYQPEISQGELQAIFEFQTMICELTGMDLANSSMYDGPTSLAEAAMLSAGHTKKKTILVSKAVHPEARDVLRTNAYGQRLKVIEINSVDGVTDINALKAAYDDDVACVVVQHPNFFGSLEPLTEIEEITHSGKAQFVVSSNPLALGILKPPGAFGADIVVGDAQPFGIPTQFGGPHCGYFAATKKLMRKVPGRLVGQTVDEEGQRGFVLTLQAREQHIRRDKATSNICSNQALNALAASVAMTALGKQGIKDIANQNVQKAAYLKAQLNKEGIQPLYSVATFNEFVIECNQPIAEINKKLFEQGIIGGYDLGESDSERSGQMLICVTELRTKEELDRFAKELGGLV from the coding sequence ATGGATACACATCGTTATTTGCCAATGACTGAAACGGATAAAAAAGAAATGCTTGAATTAATTGGTGTAGAGTCAATCGAGGAATTGCTAGGGGATATTCCAGAATCTACACGTTTTAATCGGACATTAGCAATTGAGAAAGCACTAAAAGAACCAGAGTTAGTTGCATTTTTTGAACAGTTAGCAAATGAAAACAAGTCGATTAAAGATTTTACCTCTTATTTGGGCGCAGGTGTGTATGAACATTATAGTCCATCAATTGTTGACCATGTTATTTCTCGATCGGAATTTTACACGGCCTATACGCCTTACCAGCCTGAAATCTCTCAAGGAGAGCTCCAAGCTATTTTTGAGTTCCAAACGATGATTTGTGAACTTACTGGTATGGATTTAGCGAATTCATCTATGTACGATGGTCCTACGTCGCTTGCGGAAGCTGCTATGCTCTCTGCTGGTCACACAAAGAAGAAAACCATTTTAGTATCAAAAGCGGTTCATCCAGAAGCGAGAGATGTATTGCGTACAAATGCTTATGGTCAAAGACTAAAAGTAATAGAAATCAATAGTGTCGATGGAGTGACTGATATCAACGCATTAAAAGCTGCGTACGATGATGATGTCGCTTGTGTAGTTGTTCAGCATCCGAACTTTTTTGGGAGCTTGGAGCCACTAACAGAAATTGAAGAAATTACTCATAGTGGTAAAGCGCAATTTGTCGTTTCTAGTAATCCATTAGCACTTGGTATATTAAAACCTCCAGGTGCATTTGGTGCAGATATTGTCGTGGGAGACGCTCAGCCATTCGGAATACCTACCCAATTTGGAGGTCCTCATTGTGGTTATTTTGCAGCTACAAAGAAGTTAATGAGGAAAGTGCCAGGCAGGCTTGTAGGTCAAACAGTCGATGAAGAAGGACAACGTGGTTTTGTGTTAACGCTTCAGGCACGTGAACAACACATCCGTCGTGATAAAGCAACGTCTAATATTTGTTCAAATCAAGCATTAAATGCCCTTGCTGCATCGGTTGCGATGACTGCTCTCGGTAAACAAGGGATTAAAGATATCGCCAATCAAAATGTGCAAAAAGCAGCTTATTTAAAAGCACAACTAAACAAAGAAGGGATACAGCCACTTTATTCTGTTGCTACTTTTAACGAATTTGTTATTGAATGTAACCAACCAATTGCTGAAATAAATAAAAAGTTATTTGAACAAGGTATCATTGGTGGTTATGATTTAGGTGAAAGTGATTCAGAGAGATCCGGTCAGATGTTAATTTGTGTGACTGAACTTCGTACGAAAGAGGAATTGGATCGTTTCGCTAAAGAACTGGGGGGGCTCGTATGA